aataaaaaacagccagtgttagatttagaattagtttacaaaaagtgttaaaattaaaaaaaatccgcCGGTTGTGGCTCGCGATGCATCCGGCGTCATTGAGATgaggcagctagggtttcgtTGACCATAGTAGCACAGGCGGATCGGTGGAAGGAGGCAGCACCGAGGGGCACCCGTGCCGGCAGCCACTGGCGGGTCCTAGGCGCGTCACCGAGGAGGGGGCGCTGTCGGCCGTGGTCGGGGCGGCCACCGTCCGCACCGGCGCAACACCGTCGAGGGGGCGTCGTCGGCCCACGCGGCCACGAGGCGTGAGGAGGGcgtggagaaggaggaggagggggaggagggcggccgccgccgcgtcgAGGGCGGGAGCTGCCGAGGTGCGGTGGCGCCACCGTGGCCGCGTCGGGAGAGATGGGGAGGGAGAGAGCGGCCCGAGAAAGGAAGAGACGgaaagagggagagaggaggggagaagaTATTTTTACCCAACGCACAGTAGTTGCTGATGGGGTGTTCCTGGGGCGTTGATCCCGGAATTGGATGGCTGACAAGATTTCGAACGACGTGGCCAGCGTGAGAGGCGGCCAAACCAAATTGGCATAATGATAGTAGATTCATTTTGCAGTCTCCGTAGTTTATTTAGTTTGTATTCCTCGCTACCTCTTCTCTTGCAATATACTCACTCAGTccaaaaaaatactattctaacttGCAAGGTGCGGCCTCAGGTCTCAGGATCCTCATGGGCAGTGGTACGAGGCCCGGTCGCGTGGGGCGTGGTGACCGATAGGCAGCAGAGGCATGACCTCAGGATCTTGGCGGCCGGCGGTGCAGGGTGCGACCTTGGGAGCCCAGTGGCCAGCGGTGGCAAGGCCCAGCCATGGGTGTGCCCAGCAAGCGGCGACGCGAGGTGCGAGTGTGCGACCTCATGGGGCCGGCACGCAGCGGGGCGTATGTGGCAATTTGGCATGGGACCCATGGATAGAGGAGGTGCTTTCTTTGAGGAAGAGAAAGTAGGTTTTGAGATGTCTCTAAAAGATATAGGGAAAGGAGATGTACTAATCTCCTATATTACAAGATTTTAGGGATATAGGAGGAGAAAGATCTGGCGGAAATGCTATAACCTCGAGCCTTAGGTTCATGGAGGAACGAGATAATTGGCAATGCTTGCTAGATATATGCAAATTTGTACTAAGTTTCTGAATATCTGGTCAATATCGAGGCTTTCTTATAGCCCTTAGAGAGGTATCGATAGGTATCATGTGTAAATCTTGGTACCTCCTTGTAGAAAATATCTACAATTAGTATAGATTTTGGCACCTCTTTGTAAAACAAATGTACAACCAGTAAAAATTTCGGCACCTCCTCAGAAAAAATAGGTACTATGACTAATTTAAATTTTATTAGTACCCTCACTGGGTGGTGAAGAATTCTAAATTTTATGGTACTATATATAAGACAAAAAATATCTAAGCCCTTGGTCCAAGCCCCGGCAtacgtccttcaccgctcctagTCCATCGGCACAAACCCGCTTGACCTCGACCTTCATCGTCGACCACCGTCTCCGAGCTTCATACCTGCGCACCACAAGTCAAGAGATATGTTGCACAATCTAAACTCACACCTCGGTTAGTTCACCAACTCAACTCAAACGCTGctcacgttgacaatcactcatcataaACCGAACCACATGGGTACAAATCGACCATTTGTTCGTAGACACACCTGCGGGTTGGTGTTCTTGAGGCAGCAAAGGCATTCCAAGCAcgtcagctctctctctctctctctctctctctctctctctctctctctctctctctctctctcaacacacgGCCATGGTCCAGACTGCCCCGGTGGAGGGATGTAGGAAAGGAGGACGTCGGCGCGGGATGGAGGTTGGACACATGTGGCGACGAAAGGGGCGACGCCGGGTGGCATGAGGAGGGGAGGAGCGGAGGCGACCATTGACACTGGGAGGGCAAAGTCGGCGCAAGGGCGAGCGGACACCGAGCGTGGAGGGAAGGGCCAGACGCTGGCCGTGCGAAAGGGCGACACAGTGGGGCACATACCGTGTGCAAAAAGAAGTCAAGTGAGGGGAAGCCGCGCGGTGGAGATAGGGTGGAGAAAGAAGAAATAGAGAGAAATTAGGGAAGAAAATaatgaaggaagaaaagaaaaaaaaagaaaaaaatatatatataagggTGTTATAGCTATTCTCCTGGTTTTTCACATCCAGGAGAAGTTGTTTTTATCAAACATTTCTCTATCCAAATGAACTGAAGCTAAAAAGAACTGCTCCACTATAGAATGTACAGACTGGTTTTGGTTATAATTAGAGTTGTATCAAACGGGCCTTAAAAATATGTACTCATCAATTTCTGCATATTTGATCTATATCCAAGCTTTCTTATGGCCCTTAGAGAGGTATCATGTGCAAATCTTGGCACCTCCTTGTAGAAAATATGCAGCTTAGTATAAATTTCGTTACCTCATTGTAAAACATATGTACAACTAatataagggcctgtttggtacggtttctcatggcttcttctaCAACAGTAACGGTAGCATCACTATTCATAGGAGTCGTTTTCTCTCTCGTTGCGAAATGAATTGGAACTCTGGGTCTCTGGCTCCTATGGTACTGTAGCACGGGGCCGAAGCTAAAGAGAACCCTGCTGAACATGGCCTAAATTTTGGCACCTCTTAAAAATATAGGTACTATCATTAATTTCATCTTTACTACCTTTAATGGGTGGCAAAGAAGTTCTAAATTTTATGGTACAATATAAGACAAAAAAACATACAGTTTTAGCATGATCATTAGTGGTTGTGCTTCATAATACATAGATTGTTTCTACAGTCAATTAGGCACTCTTTCAAGATTACAAAGCCAAAACCAAGTAAAAACAATAAAACCAAAAGCCGAAGTCATAAAAATGtgatttttcttagcttcaccgTTTTAAGAATCCAAAGCCTTGTTAAAGAGGACCTTAGATTGTCAAAACAACCTACCCCTAAATGGAAGAAGATTGAGATTCCCTCCCATCCAACTATTGAGTGGCGGTACTTGCACTTTGAAGCcaataaaattgaaaataaaacaaCTGGCGACTTGAATATAACAATTTTGAAATTGAAATTACAAACTTTCTAATTTAATAGAAGAAAATTTAATTCGAAACTTAAGTTTAAGAACTTCTACCTGAAGCTGCAGTTTAACCTAAAAAAATGTAATAAAAAGCACCGGCAGGCATTGTCATCTCATATGTCTTTTTTGCCTCTCGTATAACGATGTCAAGAAGCTTGATGTCATAGGATCCACATTCGTCTTGTAGTCAACAGTGGTGACAGTAGAAAAAACACTTTGTTTTAGGCAAGATCATTAGTTTGTGAAGTACTGAAGTTTACCATGAAGGTGCCAAAACTTCTTGGTTAACAACATTGAGGATCTGTTGCATCTGCGTTGCTAAAAAATTGCAACAAAAACCACACATAACATTTATGAGCCTTTATGTGCGCGTTGCTGGTGTTTTAATAATTGACCACaaaaaaatattatacatgacACACATTTTAAAAGGCACTTTCTGTGCTCATTTTATTCTTCTCAACATTAGAATTAAAGACACAAGGAGTTTGACAATTCCTACTCGTGCCCTGCAGCTGCAGTGGTAGACTGCATGTTTAATCCAAGACCATTATAACTAGGCAAAATCCTAAAACTCCCATATATCGATCGATCCGATGCATGCCGGTCAAGTAGACGGCCGGCGGCCGGCCGACTAGTTGGCGCTGCCGCAACCGCTGCAGCCGCATTTGTCCTGCACGAGGTTGCACCTGCCGCCGCGGTCGCACTTGAAGCTGGAGCAGCAGGTGGTCATCTGACATGTCCCAGGGCTCGACTTGGAGCAGCACCGGCACTGCAGGCAGATGGACGACCCCGCCATTATTGTGCCGGCGCCGCCGGGGATTGCCACCACCACCTGCTCCGCCGGCTTCTGCACCGGCACCATGTCGTCCGGCACCACCTCATCGTCCTCCAATGCGCAACCTACTAGTGTATATACGTACACACACATGTTGGCATGCGTGATGGTCAGGTCAGGTTAGGACTGAATCATGCATtgaaacgacgacgacggcacgcAATGATGCCAAGAATCGTGTGATGCATGCGCATGTATACCTCGAGCTTGTGGTGTGGCCAAGAGGAGGACGGCGGCGACGAGGGAGGCGGCCATCTTGAAGCTAAGCGCCATGGCTGATCGATCGTCTCTCAAAGAACAAAGAGGAGAGAGATAGATGGTCACTCGATCGATCAGTTGTTGATTTGCTATGCTAGCTGTTGCCTGTTGATGAGTCTCGTCCGTCTATATATAATGCAAATAGTAACGGAAGGTTTATTTTCTGTGACCAGGATTCGAAGTAGTTTTTAATGTCGTTTGTGTATTGAATTTTTTTCGTTCATAGATTAATTTCCTGCTAAAACGGAAACTAATCTAACTGTTCGTTCATGAGTTTACCTTGTTTATTTTCTGGGTGTGTTTATCTATTGCCTGATCGAGCTCCTGCTTTTCTTGATTACTCGAATTTTGTATGTTTATTCATGGCGAGTTATAGGTGCTTACGAAATTTTATATCAGCCTTTTATTGCAGTTTTAGAGCAAATCAAATTGCTGCCACAATTCAGTGCTTCAATTCTGACTCCTCTCTACCCCATTGTGGTCTACTGGTCTATCTTGTGAATCGAGTGTGGCCTGGCATGCATGCCAGCAATTTTCAGCTGACTATATTGGCGAGGAATCGTTTGATGATTCTTATTATGGGCTTCATTTGAGGCCCATGAGGCAGAGAAAATAGCTTCTTTCCCTATTATCATTGGGCCAAACACAAATGAGCCTAGCTATGTAGTTTGGGCCGGTGATCTATTTAACTCTCTGTGACTTTAGTGGATACATATTCCTAAAGTTAACTTATAATGCTTCCTTCACTCTAAACGATCGAGATGGTTTTCCAGATCCGAGACCAAACTAAGCTCTGGTCAAGTGTTCGACCCTAAGACTTTTTTTGTAGTGCTTTAAACGGTTGTAGTTTATTGCTAAAATGGATTCACCGGCTTCTATATATGGTTCATTTAACTTATAGTGCTTTAAACGGCTTCTATATATGGTTCTATATATGGTTCATTTGACCATTTGGATCGATTTGTTTCATTTGGCTTCAATCTCTTCCCACGTGCTATGTGGCATGTCATAATGTCATACCTCGTCAATGAATAGTCAGCAGGGTTTCATGCATGGTGGGCCATGAAAACACTGAGTAAAAATACCCCCTTCTATGCTTACATGTACTACACAAATCCTTGAACTGTCCTACTCACTCCATCTCGTGCTCTGACGTACATCCCCATTAGGTATAACCATGACTCTGTGCGTGAGGGGCACGACTACCATCACCATGACATGATTTCCGGCAAAGCGAGAATTTAATGCCGATCGTAACCTGTCTGTGGCTAGCTAATAAAGTTTTCTATTTGCTCGGGGAAAAAAAGGTCTCATGAATCCAAAGTCCTAGTGGGATTAATTTGGATTAGGGTTTGAACCCGTGGAAACTGACTTTAATTTAATTGAAATTGAGTGCGCGTTCGAATATGATCGACGCTCGATCTCCGGGGAATTTGGAAGGAAGTTGGAGAATGAAAATGGGTATTCCACCCTAAGAGATGAGATGTGAGACAGTGCACCCCTAATTGCTGGCGTGGCGTCCGTTGAATAATGGTCGTCGTCCTAGGTCCGACGATGACGTCTGTTATACGTTCCTACGTGCCAACTTGTATAACCCAAATCATGGCACGTGGGCTGTGCCGATCGAGAACCCATTCATCATCTCTCTGTCCATGAATGAAGACGAAATATATGTACTACGTACGGAGTTACATACTAATGAGACGACCACAGGCTAGCGCATGCGGTGGGGCACGTGCTTGTGGGCTTGTGGGCCAACGCCACGTACGCCCACGTCCAGTGGCTGGGCCGGTGGGCCACGTCCGGCCTTCAATCAATGCTCAGCTGGCCCGCACGCCGTCTGTTAACAAGCCCAGCCAAAAGCAATCCAGATTATCTGACTTTGTGAACAAAAGTCACAGGTGACTTTAGGCATGTCCGATGCCATCCATACATGGATCAACGGCTGGTGGACACTGATCTCTCCCCTTGCTAGCCTGCTCAGCCCACACGTATAACACAGCCCAAGTAAGAGGCCCATTTCCTGGTTAAGAGACGCCGACGGCTCAGAGGCTGCTTTTGGCGCGGAAATTTCctggttgccgccgccgccgctaggtCGTGCTCGCACCCGCCACAGTCGTCGCGCCTGGTTGTGCTCGCGCTCACGTCTCTTCCACTCGCCGCGCCGGTTGTGCCGGAGTCGTCGTCGTCCGAAGTTGTCTTGCGAAGGCGGCGCAGGCTCATGCCATGACTGAGCATGGTGTTGTGGTTGGCGGAGGGTGACTGACGCACTTACCGGCTAGTTGTAAACTGGGTGATGATCGGggtctcatcttcctcttccttgcTGTGATACTGCTTCTCCAT
Above is a genomic segment from Miscanthus floridulus cultivar M001 chromosome 3, ASM1932011v1, whole genome shotgun sequence containing:
- the LOC136544433 gene encoding uncharacterized protein is translated as MALSFKMAASLVAAVLLLATPQARVGCALEDDEVVPDDMVPVQKPAEQVVVAIPGGAGTIMAGSSICLQCRCCSKSSPGTCQMTTCCSSFKCDRGGRCNLVQDKCGCSGCGSAN